In Rhododendron vialii isolate Sample 1 chromosome 9a, ASM3025357v1, the following are encoded in one genomic region:
- the LOC131300876 gene encoding 3-ketoacyl-CoA synthase 6-like gives MPPPPPLPEFTKSVNLKYVKLGYQYLVNNILTFLLIPITISILIQALQLGPAELLNLYKSLNFDFVHIMCSSFLVVYIATFYLMSRPRTIYLVDYACFKPPCSLRVPFAKAMEHGRIILSSQPKAVSFQMKIIERSGLGEETCLPPAIHYLPPEPSMAAAREEAQMVIFSAMDTLLKKTSLKPKDIDILIVNCSLFSPTPSLSAMVVNKYKLRSNIKSFNLSGMGCSAGLISIDLARDLLQVHPNSNAVIVSTEILTPNCYTGNQRSMLLPNCLFRMGGAAILLSNRWSDSRRAKYRLVHVVRTHKGSEDKAYNCVHQEEDPEGHVGISLSIDLMVIAGEALKSNITTIGPLVLPASEQLLFLFSLLGRKIFKKKWKAYVPDFKQAFEHFCIHAGGRAVIDELQKNLQLSAEHVEASRMTLHRFGNTSSSSLWYEMGYIEAKGRMRKGDRVWQIAFGSGFKCNSAVWKCNRTIKKPVDGPWVDCIDRYPVHIPDVVKL, from the exons aTGCCTCCCCCTCCACCCTTACCGGAGTTCACCAAATCCGTCAACCTCAAGTACGTCAAACTAGGCTACCAGTACCTCGTCAACAACATCCTCACCTTCCTGCTAATCCCCATCACCATCTCCATCCTCATTCAAGCCCTTCAACTCGGCCCAGCTGAGCTCCTAAACCTCTACAAATCGCTCAACTTCGACTTCGTCCACATCATGTGTTCCTCTTTCCTCGTTGTCTACATTGCCACTTTCTACCTCATGTCGCGGCCGCGCACTATATACCTCGTCGACTACGCGTGCTTCAAGCCCCCCTGCTCGCTCCGCGTCCCCTTCGCCAAGGCCATGGAGCACGGACGGATCATTCTCAGCTCACAGCCCAAAGCTGTTAGCTTCCAAATGAAGATTATCGAGCGCTCAGGGCTCGGGGAGGAAACGTGTCTCCCGCCGGCGATACATTATTTACCGCCGGAGCCGAGTATGGCCGCGGCTAGAGAAGAAGCTCAGATG GTTATATTCTCAGCCATGGACACACTCCTAAAGAAAACATCACTGAAGCCCAAAGACATCGACATACTCATTGTCAACTGCAGCCTCTTCTCCCCAACCCCATCCCTCTCCGCAATGGTCGtcaacaaatacaaattacGAAGCAACATCAAGAGCTTCAACCTCTCCGGAATGGGCTGCAGCGCTGGCCTCATCTCCATCGATTTAGCGCGCGATTTGCTTCAGGTCCACCCCAACTCCAACGCCGTGATCGTCAGCACGGAGATCCTGACCCCGAACTGCTACACGGGGAACCAGAGATCGATGCTTCTTCCCAACTGCCTCTTCAGAATGGGCGGGGCCGCCATTCTGCTGTCGAACCGGTGGTCGGACAGCCGGCGGGCCAAGTACCGGTTGGTTCATGTGGTTCGAACCCACAAGGGATCGGAGGACAAGGCGTACAATTGTGTTCATCAGGAAGAAGACCCGGAGGGGCACGTGGGGATATCGCTGTCCATTGATCTCATGGTTATTGCAG GTGAGGCATTAAAGTCCAACATCACCACCATCGGCCCTCTGGTTCTCCCCGCGTCAGAGCAACTCCTATTCCTCTTCTCCCTGCTCGGCCGCAAAATCTTCAAGAAGAAATGGAAAGCATACGTCCCCGACTTCAAACAAGCGTTCGAGCACTTCTGCATCCACGCCGGCGGCCGCGCCGTCATCGACGAGCTCCAGAAGAACCTCCAGCTCTCCGCCGAGCACGTCGAGGCCTCCCGGATGACCCTCCACCGGTTCGGCAACACGTCGTCGTCCTCTCTCTGGTACGAGATGGGATACATCGAGGCCAAAGGGAGGATGAGAAAGGGTGATAGGGTTTGGCAGATAGCGTTTGGGAGCGGGTTTAAGTGTAACAGCGCTGTTTGGAAGTGTAACAGGACCATCAAGAAGCCAGTGGATGGCCCGTGGGTCGATTGCATTGATAGGTACCCGGTTCATATTCCGGATGTGGTCAAGTTGTGA
- the LOC131301360 gene encoding zinc finger protein CONSTANS-LIKE 16-like, producing the protein MVSNKKLANAVGGKTARACDNCIRKRARWYCTADDAFLCQSCDSSVHSANPLARRHQRVRLQTASSPEKFAPTWDKGFTKKARTPRNGKRTANQNLKSEESVLSSDPLVPELGDGENSNEENYEEQLVYRVPTLDPFETSGDGVGSEYGDHDDHGNNLHGLFVPSEMELAEFAADVENLLGFEEESFGMEVLGLSEHSKERDIGKGCLDAERVKVEDEEGDVMENHDYGMAMEPFEFNFDYDSSAMCEEEEANIKVRDRVRNMEGEGGEFGDVKKKKKMKLLRLDYKGVMMAWDSQKSPWTGGDRPELDPSECWPHCMGSCGSIHHDPFGGITGGIGGGYSALMTDGGREARVSRYREKRRTRLFSKKIRYEVRKLNAEKRPRMKGRFVKRVGLVAGPAAFPMQNG; encoded by the exons ATGGTTTCGAACAAAAAACTGGCCAACGCCGTTGGGGGAAAAACGGCAAGAGCATGTGATAATTGCATACGAAAGCGTGCCAGATGGTACTGCACCGCAGACGATGCTTTCTTGTGCCAATCTTGCGACTCTTCTGTCCACTCGGCTAATCCGTTGGCGCGTAGACACCAAAGGGTTCGCCTCCAAACCGCGTCCTCTCCAGAGAAGTTCGCTCCTACTTGGGACAAGGGGTTCACCAAAAAAGCTCGAACGCCGCGAAATGGAAAGAGGACTGCTAACCAGAATCTAAAATCCGAAGAAAGCGTCCTTTCTTCGGATCCGTTGGTCCCAGAGTTGGGCGACGGCGAGAATTCGAACGAGGAAAACTACGAAGAACAGCTTGTTTACAGGGTTCCCACGCTCGATCCTTTCGAGACTAGTGGCGATGGTGTCGGAAGTGAATATGGTGATCATGACGATCATGGTAACAATTTACACGGGTTGTTTGTTCCTTCCGAAATGGAGCTGGCGGAGTTTGCCGCAGATGTCGAGAACTTGTTGGGATTCGAAGAGGAGTCGTTTGGTATGGAGGTGCTGGGGCTGTCGGAACATTCTAAAGAGAGGGACATAGGGAAGGGTTGTTTGGATGCGGAAAGAGTGAAGGTTGAAGATGAAGAGGGAGATGTTATGGAGAACCATGATTATGGTATGGCGATGGAACCGTTTGAATTCAACTTTGATTATGATTCGTCTGCGATGTGCGAGGAGGAAGAAGCGAATATTAAGGTgagagatagagtgagaaaTATGGAGGGCGAAGGAGGTGAGTTTGGTgatgtgaagaagaagaagaagatgaaattgTTGAGGCTTGATTATAAGGGGGTTATGATGGCATGGGACAGCCAAAAGTCACCCTGGACCGGCGGAGATCGGCCGGAGCTCGACCCTAGCGAGTGTTGGCCTCATTGCATG GGTAGCTGCGGATCGATACACCATGACCCATTCGGAGGTATAACAGGAGGAATTGGTGGCGGATATAGTGCATTAATGACGGATGGAGGGAGAGAGGCAAGAGTGTCAAGGTACAGAGAAAAGCGGCGTACGAGGCtgttctcaaagaaaataaggtACGAGGTTCGGAAATTGAATGCGGAGAAGAGGCCCAGAATGAAAGGGAGGTTCGTCAAGAGAGTCGGTTTAGTTGCTGGACCTGCTGCTTTTCCCATGCAAAATGGTTAA
- the LOC131301276 gene encoding protein FLX-like 3, with amino-acid sequence MAGRQRLPRHREEFHGFREAPRPALHRGPGPFTIHPAALEEELEIQHRDMQKILSENRHMMDENMILQRELVAAKDEFRRLDQVIPKLRADREAQVRELIDRGLKLETELRDVEPLRMEVMQLRAEAQNLNALRHDLSAQVQTLTKDINRAKAEHKQVDSLKADVDGLHKELMEARRAFEYEKKSNEEQVVQKQAMEKNLVSMAREIEKLRTEHLSVDRRSRGLGAGGYGMSNGSPEMRYAGGAYGDMYGGGAWGPYDKHGPARR; translated from the exons ATGGCAGGGAGGCAGCGTTTACCTCGCCATCGTGAGGAATTCCATGGTTTTCGTGAGGCACCCCGGCCTGCCTTGCACCGGGGTCCAGGACCCTTTACCATTCACCCTGCAGCTCTGGAAGAGGAACTTGAAATCCAGCACAGAGATATGCAGAAGATTCTTTCCGAGAATCGACACATGATGGATGAAAACATGATTCTGCAGAGAGAATTGGTGGCAGCAAAGGATGAATTTCGCAGATTGGATCAGGTCATTCCCAAACTTCGTGCTGACAGAGAGGCGCAGGTTAGGGAGTTGATTGATAGAGGACTCAAGCTAGAAACTGAGCTCCGTGATGTTGAACCTCTTAGGATGGAGGTTATGCAGTTAAGAGCTGAGGCACAGAATTTAAATGCTTTGCGGCACGATTTGtctgctcaagttcaaacactTACAAAGGACATTAATCGAGCGAAAGCTGAGCATAAGCAAGTAGATTCTCTCAAGGCCGATGTTGATGGGCTACACAAGGAACTAATGGAAGCTAG GAGGGCTTTTGAATATGAGAAGAAATCAAATGAGGAACAGGTGGTACAGAAGCAAGCAATGGAGAAAAACCTTGTCTCCATGGCTCGTGAAATAGAGAAGCTACGAACGGAGCACCTGAGTGTAGATAGAAGATCTCGTGGACTTG GTGCTGGGGGTTATGGAATGTCAAATGGAAGCCCTGAAATGAGATATGCTGGCGGTGCCTATGGTGATATGTATGGTGGTGGAGCATGGGGCCCCTATGATAAGCATGGTCCTGCCCGACGTTGA